In the Gossypium raimondii isolate GPD5lz chromosome 9, ASM2569854v1, whole genome shotgun sequence genome, one interval contains:
- the LOC105797623 gene encoding uncharacterized protein LOC105797623, with product MVKEYQERGSYTHNGKCYDTRAEFPREGTPTVEQRKGKAVESKPLVNKPIKDEEAKEFLKFLKHSEYSVVEQLHKQPARISLLVLLLSSEVHRNALMKVLNETYVAEDISVNKLDRLINNISADNFIFFNDDEIPSGGRGSTKALHITARCQGDTIPGVLIDNGSALNVLPLSTLNRLPMDSSHMKPCQNIVRAFDGTERRVVGRIEIPLRIGPITYGVDFLVMDIKPSYNCLLGRPWIHSARAVPSSLHQKVKLILEGRLVTINAEEDIIAMVTGDAPYVETNDEAVECSFRSLEFVNTMFTAEGNRIPVPKISKTTEMCLQLLVGRGALPGKGLGKYLQGRVEAPMLKGKFDHFGLGYKLDLKQRRKEVEKRQERIRARLSGEEVKWEPLTFPHISESFVSRGFIYPERGVSRSEGIEGMLEKVHINAIETAERRSLLEISPYKPGSELNNWTVEEIPVVFGVYAE from the coding sequence atggtaaaagaatacCAGGAAAGGGGTTCCTATACACATAATGGAAAATGTTATGACACTCGAGCAGAATTTCCAAGAGAAGGGACTCCAACGGTGGAGCAGAGGAAAGGGAAGGCGGTGGAATCTAAACCATTGGTAAATAAACCAATAAAAGATGAGGAAGCAAaagagtttttgaagtttttgaaacaCAGTGAATACAGTGTTGTGGAGCAACTGCACAAACAACCAGCCCGTATTTCTTTATTAGTTTTGCTCCTAAGTTCAGAAGTACATCGAAATGCACTAATGAAAGTACTAAACGAAACATACGTGGCCGAGGACATCTCAGTCAATAAATTGGATCGTTTGATCAATAATATAAGTGCTGAcaatttcatattcttcaatgatgaCGAAATACCGTCTGGAGGTAGGGGTTCTACTAAGGCTCTACACATCACTGCCCGATGTCAGGGGGACACAATACCGGGGgttttgattgataatggatccGCATTGAACGTATTGCCTTTGTCCACTCTTAATCGATTACCTATGGATAGTTCACATATGAAACCCTGCCAGAatatagtaagggcatttgatggaacaGAAAGAAGAGTTGTAGGAAGAATTGAAATACCGTTAAGAATTGGCCCAATTACTTATGGGGTGGACTTTTTAGTAATGGATATTAAGCCttcctacaattgtttattGGGGAGACCGTGGATACACTCTGCTAGGGCAGTGCCTTCATCGTTACATCAGAAGGTGAAGCTAATATTAGAGGGTCGATTGGTGACAATAAATGCGGAGGAGGATATTATCGCAATGGTAACGGGTGATGCGCCTTATGTAGAGACCAATGATGAGGCAGTGGAATGTTCTTTCCGATCCTTAGAATTTGTGAACACAATGTTTACCGCTGAAGGAAACAGGATCCCGGTACCAAAGATATCCAAGACTACTGAAATGTGTCTGCAGTTGTTGGTAGGAAGAGGAGCTTTGCCAGGAAAAGGGTTGGGAAAGTACTTGCAAGGAAGGGTTGAAGCACCCATGCTGAAAGGGAAGTTCGATCATTTTGGCTTAGGTTACAAGCTAGATTTGAaacaaaggagaaaagaagTAGAGAAAAGGCAAGAGAGAATAAGGGCACGACTAAGTGGAGAGGAAGTCAAGTGGGAGCCTTTGACCTTCCCTCACATATCTGAATCCTTTGTGTCAAGGGGATTTATTTATCCTGAGCGAGGGGTGTCCAGAAGTGAAGGCATTGAAGGAATGTTGGAGAAAGTTCATATCAATGCTATAGAGACAGCTGAAAGAAGGTCCTTGCTGGAGATCAGCCCATACAAACCTGGGAGtgagctaaacaattggactgtgGAAGAAATACCTGTAGTCTTTGGAGTATATGCAGAGTAA